A window from Mauremys reevesii isolate NIE-2019 linkage group 9, ASM1616193v1, whole genome shotgun sequence encodes these proteins:
- the NME9 gene encoding thioredoxin domain-containing protein 6 isoform X2 has translation MASKKKEIILQVTINNQELWEEMLGFKGLIVVDVYQGWCGPCRTVVNLFRKIRNELGDDLLHFAVAEVDSIEALENYRGKCEPTFLFYAGGELVAVVRGANAPLLQKTILDQLEAERKVLEQGAERVVIKDEALSKEREDATIIQAEE, from the exons ATGGCCAGTAAGAAGAAGGAGATAATACTGCAG GTTACTATCAATAACCAGGAGCTTTGGGAGGAAATGCTGGGTTTCAAAGGACTGATAG TTGTTGATGTGTATCAAGGCTGGTGTGGTCCATGCAGAACAGTTGTGAACCTTTTCAGAAAAATAAGGAATGAGCTTGGTGATGACCTCCTGCATTTTGCTGTG GCTGAAGTAGATTCCATTGAGGCTCTAGAGAACTACAGAGGAAAATGTGAACCTACCTTTCTGTTTTATGCA GGAGGAGAATTAGTAGCTGTTGTAAGAGGAGCCAATGCACCACTGTTACAGAAAACGATCCTGGACCAGCTGGAGGCAGAAAGGAAGGTTTTAGAACAAGGAGCAGAACGTGTGGTG ATTAAGGATGAAGCCCTCTCCAAGGAAAGAGAAGATGCCACCATCATTCAGGCAGAAGAATAG